In Bacteroidota bacterium, one DNA window encodes the following:
- a CDS encoding SUMF1/EgtB/PvdO family nonheme iron enzyme gives MNIKNLGNKKVGFLFVIALMTLAGCGGGGKGELTGVLNREKWYQADPFGMVYIPAGAFNMGPSDQDVPYAVTAQAKTVTIPAFYMDNTEITNNEYRQFVYWVRDSLAHRLIGGEHLIDEGEYGERINWREKIKWDDEQNEETLAELFLPETERFYRRKEIDTRKLNFEYYWIDLRLAAQRESRDQGMRDRSVFIKKDVINVYPDTLAWIHDYTYSFHDPLTQMYFWHPAYDDYPVVGVNWKQARAFSIWRTQLMNSYMEENGNAFVQDFRLPSEAEWEYAARGGLDLSPYPWGGPYIRNSRGCFLGNFKPMRGNYMDDGGVYTVKATSYWPNDYGLYCMAGNVSEWTSNAFDESSYSFSHDISTNYEYEAKESDLPALKRKVIRGGSWKDVGYYLQTGTRTYEYQDTSKCYIGFRCVQSFLGRDKADY, from the coding sequence ATGAATATCAAGAACTTAGGGAACAAAAAAGTCGGTTTTCTGTTTGTAATCGCTTTGATGACGCTTGCCGGATGCGGTGGCGGAGGAAAAGGTGAATTAACAGGCGTCCTAAACCGCGAAAAATGGTACCAGGCCGATCCTTTTGGAATGGTCTACATTCCTGCAGGTGCCTTTAACATGGGACCTAGTGATCAGGATGTACCATATGCAGTGACTGCTCAGGCGAAGACAGTTACAATTCCTGCATTTTACATGGATAATACTGAGATCACAAACAACGAATATCGTCAGTTTGTGTACTGGGTGCGGGATTCATTAGCACACCGCCTGATTGGTGGTGAGCATTTGATCGACGAAGGTGAATACGGTGAGCGTATCAACTGGAGAGAAAAGATCAAATGGGATGATGAGCAAAATGAAGAAACTCTTGCTGAACTTTTCTTACCTGAAACAGAGCGTTTCTATCGTCGTAAAGAAATAGACACTCGTAAATTAAATTTCGAATATTACTGGATCGATCTCAGATTAGCTGCTCAACGCGAAAGCCGTGACCAGGGTATGAGAGACCGTTCTGTATTTATAAAGAAAGATGTGATCAATGTTTATCCTGATACTTTAGCATGGATTCATGATTACACATATTCATTCCATGATCCATTAACTCAAATGTATTTCTGGCATCCGGCTTATGACGATTATCCTGTCGTAGGTGTGAACTGGAAACAGGCTCGTGCATTCTCTATCTGGAGAACACAGCTGATGAACAGTTATATGGAAGAGAATGGAAATGCATTTGTTCAGGATTTCCGTTTACCATCGGAAGCTGAGTGGGAATATGCCGCTCGTGGTGGTCTGGATCTTTCTCCATATCCTTGGGGAGGTCCGTATATCCGTAACAGTCGCGGATGTTTCTTAGGAAACTTCAAACCGATGCGTGGTAATTACATGGACGACGGTGGTGTTTATACTGTTAAAGCTACTTCATACTGGCCGAATGATTATGGTCTGTATTGTATGGCAGGTAACGTCAGCGAGTGGACAAGCAATGCTTTTGATGAATCTTCATATAGTTTTTCTCATGATATCAGTACAAACTATGAGTATGAAGCAAAAGAAAGCGATCTGCCTGCTTTGAAACGTAAGGTTATCCGTGGAGGATCCTGGAAAGATGTAGGTTATTACCTTCAGACAGGAACACGTACTTATGAATATCAGGATACATCGAAATGTTACATCGGTTTCCGTTGTGTACAGAGTTTCCTTGGTCGTGATAAGGCGGATTATTAA
- the topA gene encoding type I DNA topoisomerase, whose amino-acid sequence MAKNLVIVESPAKAKTIEGYLGKDFVVRSSYGHVRDLVKSGMGIQVENNFEPVYEISPDKEKVIDELKKLCKSAEMIWLATDEDREGEAISWHLYETLKLNKDNTKRIVFHEITKKAITEAIKNPRMIDKNLVDAQQARRILDRLVGFELSPVLWKKIRPQLSAGRVQSVAVRLIVEREREIDEFTITASYRVTAIFEVNGKTFKAELPKKFKTKEEAEKFLQDCIGADFSVKNLEVKPGKRTASAPFTTSTLQQEAARKLGYSVSQTMVLAQKLYEAGKITYMRTDSVNLSQDALDFTKAAIIKNYGEKYHEGRQYKTKTASAQEAHEAIRPTDFTVETAGNDPREEKLYSLIWKRTVASQMADAILEKTVITISSKKTAEDFVANGEVIKFDGFLKVYMEGTDDENSTDEQEGLLPAMSVGDKLILQEAKATERFTYPPSRFTEAALVKKLEELGIGRPSTYAPTISTVQKRGYVSKEERMGKERSYSVLTLIDNKVVHETKTEITGAEKNKLYPTDIGMVVNDFLVVNFKQILDYNFTAYVEKEFDDIANGELKWQKMITEFYGPFHGTVQTTEKESERASGERILGKDPVSGLTLLVRIGRFGPMAQIGTPDETDKPKFAKLRAEQRLDQITFDEAIELFKLPRNLGPYEDHDVNVAIGRFGPYVRLNDFFVSMKKEDDPYTVTYERAVELIEEKRKQNAERLIMSFPDEPEIQVLNGRWGPYIKYKDRNIRIAKDRDPKTFTLEEIHALAESTPVSKKGRFGFGAKKGGFAAKKAFVPKKAAASKKAAATPAPAVKAAPATKKAAAVKKAAPAKKAAPAKKKVAVKKKAAAKKK is encoded by the coding sequence ATGGCAAAAAATTTAGTAATAGTTGAGTCACCGGCCAAAGCAAAAACGATCGAAGGATATCTTGGAAAAGATTTCGTCGTTCGTTCAAGTTATGGTCACGTTCGGGATCTGGTGAAGAGCGGAATGGGAATACAGGTCGAAAATAATTTCGAGCCTGTATATGAGATCAGTCCTGATAAAGAGAAGGTTATCGATGAACTAAAGAAATTATGTAAGAGTGCCGAAATGATCTGGCTCGCAACCGATGAGGACCGTGAAGGAGAAGCAATTTCCTGGCACTTATATGAGACGCTGAAATTAAATAAGGATAATACAAAGAGAATAGTATTCCACGAGATCACTAAAAAAGCGATCACCGAAGCTATCAAGAATCCAAGAATGATCGATAAAAATCTTGTGGATGCTCAACAGGCCCGGAGAATTCTCGATCGTTTGGTTGGATTTGAATTGTCACCAGTTCTCTGGAAAAAAATCCGTCCGCAATTATCTGCCGGACGTGTTCAGTCTGTTGCAGTTCGTCTGATCGTTGAGCGTGAAAGAGAGATCGATGAATTTACGATCACCGCTTCTTATCGTGTCACTGCAATATTTGAAGTGAATGGTAAAACATTCAAAGCAGAATTGCCGAAGAAATTTAAAACGAAAGAAGAAGCGGAGAAATTTTTGCAGGATTGTATCGGTGCTGATTTCAGTGTGAAAAATCTGGAAGTCAAACCGGGTAAACGTACTGCATCTGCTCCATTTACAACTTCTACACTTCAACAGGAGGCTGCAAGAAAATTAGGATATAGTGTTTCTCAAACAATGGTTCTTGCTCAGAAACTGTACGAAGCCGGAAAAATAACTTATATGAGAACGGATTCAGTGAATCTTTCTCAGGACGCTCTGGATTTTACAAAAGCTGCCATAATAAAAAATTACGGTGAAAAATATCACGAAGGTCGTCAGTATAAAACTAAAACAGCCTCTGCACAGGAAGCCCATGAGGCCATTCGTCCAACTGATTTCACAGTAGAAACAGCCGGCAACGATCCTCGTGAGGAAAAGCTATACAGTCTGATCTGGAAAAGAACAGTTGCTTCGCAAATGGCAGATGCAATTCTGGAAAAAACTGTAATTACAATTTCATCCAAAAAAACTGCTGAAGATTTTGTTGCCAACGGTGAAGTGATCAAGTTCGACGGATTCCTTAAAGTATATATGGAAGGAACCGATGATGAAAACAGCACGGATGAACAGGAAGGATTACTTCCAGCTATGTCTGTAGGTGATAAACTGATCTTACAGGAAGCAAAAGCGACAGAAAGATTCACTTATCCGCCGAGCAGATTTACGGAAGCTGCATTAGTAAAAAAACTCGAAGAGCTTGGTATTGGCCGGCCTTCAACATATGCACCAACCATCAGTACCGTTCAGAAACGTGGTTATGTATCGAAAGAGGAAAGAATGGGTAAGGAACGTTCTTATTCTGTTCTGACTTTAATTGACAACAAAGTCGTACATGAAACAAAGACTGAGATCACCGGCGCAGAAAAAAATAAATTATATCCGACCGACATCGGAATGGTTGTAAACGATTTTCTTGTTGTCAATTTCAAACAGATCCTCGATTACAATTTCACAGCTTATGTGGAGAAGGAATTTGATGATATTGCCAATGGCGAATTGAAGTGGCAAAAAATGATCACTGAATTCTATGGACCTTTCCATGGTACTGTTCAGACTACTGAAAAAGAATCTGAACGTGCGTCAGGTGAACGGATCTTAGGTAAAGATCCTGTTTCAGGATTAACATTGCTTGTTCGCATCGGTCGTTTCGGACCTATGGCACAGATCGGTACTCCTGATGAAACTGATAAGCCGAAGTTTGCAAAATTAAGAGCTGAACAGCGTCTGGATCAGATCACTTTCGATGAAGCTATCGAACTTTTCAAGCTTCCAAGAAATCTCGGTCCATATGAAGATCACGATGTAAATGTTGCGATCGGAAGATTCGGACCATATGTTCGTTTGAATGACTTTTTCGTTTCAATGAAAAAAGAAGACGACCCTTACACAGTTACTTATGAACGTGCTGTGGAGTTGATCGAAGAGAAACGAAAACAAAATGCTGAACGATTGATCATGTCGTTCCCCGACGAACCGGAAATTCAGGTTTTGAATGGCCGCTGGGGACCATACATTAAATACAAAGACAGAAATATCAGGATTGCAAAAGATCGCGATCCTAAAACATTTACGCTGGAAGAAATTCATGCTTTAGCTGAAAGTACGCCGGTTTCCAAAAAAGGACGTTTCGGATTTGGAGCTAAAAAAGGTGGCTTTGCTGCCAAGAAAGCATTTGTTCCGAAAAAAGCAGCAGCTTCTAAAAAAGCAGCAGCAACTCCGGCCCCAGCTGTCAAAGCTGCCCCTGCAACTAAAAAAGCAGCAGCTGTGAAAAAGGCTGCCCCTGCTAAGAAGGCTGCCCCTGCTAAGAAGAAAGTTGCTGTGAAAAAGAAAGCGGCTGCGAAAAAGAAATAA
- the gldM gene encoding gliding motility protein GldM — translation MAGGKLSPRQKMINMMYLVLTALLALNVTKEVINAFVTINESVELSKDNIDKKNQTTYEYFKKQMELDAAKYTAVNNQAQNIRKGATDLNKFIDDLKVKLIRTAEKLDEGVPTPKLPDMENKEDYDSPTHIMIGDDDAQGKKGEAVVLRNKLEAYKKLIIANAPKGSEADYQKRMDNLLSTKDPVKKEDGKGTWELVSFYHNPVVATVALLTKFQSDVRNAESQVIDDLLGSVDRNIVKLDKLAAKVIANSTVVTIGSDYQADVFLSATSSTMVPEVFIGATWDSVKHDKIGGSPTALPVEGGYAKFSERPSSEGEKKWNGVIRVQKPDGSYEGYNFSASYVAQKPSSVVAAEKMNVLYIGVDNPMAISVPGVSNNQVFPSIAGAGGSLKPNSAAGGGHFIATVTTVGEAKINVTAEIGGKKMPMGEFKYRVKRVPDPVATISNSKGGPINKSMLAAGTLIPQLENFDFELFFKITGFKMSIFAKGKDLIEYESTGNQLTPQMRNAIAKLRAGDKVFIEYIKAKMATGADQSTRSLSPMAFTIQ, via the coding sequence ATGGCAGGCGGAAAACTCTCCCCAAGGCAGAAGATGATTAACATGATGTATCTCGTGTTAACAGCCCTTCTAGCCCTCAACGTTACAAAGGAAGTCATCAATGCCTTTGTGACTATCAACGAAAGTGTGGAATTATCGAAAGACAATATCGATAAGAAGAATCAGACTACTTATGAATATTTCAAAAAGCAAATGGAATTGGATGCAGCAAAATATACTGCAGTAAATAACCAGGCACAAAATATTCGCAAAGGAGCAACTGACCTAAACAAATTTATAGACGACCTTAAAGTTAAACTTATTCGTACTGCTGAGAAGTTAGATGAAGGTGTTCCGACACCGAAACTTCCGGACATGGAAAATAAGGAAGACTACGATTCACCTACTCATATTATGATCGGCGACGATGATGCTCAGGGTAAAAAAGGTGAGGCTGTTGTTCTTCGAAATAAACTGGAAGCGTATAAGAAATTGATCATTGCAAATGCACCTAAAGGTTCAGAAGCGGATTATCAAAAACGGATGGACAACTTGTTAAGCACAAAGGATCCTGTTAAAAAAGAAGACGGAAAAGGTACATGGGAGTTAGTGAGTTTCTATCACAATCCTGTTGTAGCAACTGTTGCTCTATTAACAAAATTCCAGTCTGACGTACGTAATGCGGAATCACAGGTGATCGATGATCTATTAGGATCAGTAGATCGTAATATCGTTAAACTTGACAAGCTTGCTGCTAAAGTTATTGCAAATAGTACTGTAGTAACAATTGGTAGTGATTATCAGGCTGACGTATTCTTATCAGCAACTTCTTCTACAATGGTACCTGAAGTGTTTATCGGTGCTACGTGGGATTCAGTAAAGCACGATAAAATAGGAGGAAGCCCAACTGCCCTACCGGTGGAAGGTGGATATGCAAAATTTTCAGAACGTCCGAGTTCGGAAGGTGAAAAGAAATGGAACGGAGTTATCCGTGTTCAGAAACCTGACGGAAGCTATGAAGGTTACAATTTCTCTGCGTCTTACGTAGCTCAGAAACCAAGTTCAGTAGTTGCTGCTGAGAAAATGAACGTTCTTTATATCGGTGTTGATAATCCAATGGCCATTTCAGTACCCGGTGTTTCCAATAATCAGGTATTCCCAAGTATTGCCGGAGCCGGCGGTTCTTTGAAACCGAATTCAGCAGCAGGTGGTGGTCACTTCATTGCAACAGTAACAACAGTTGGTGAAGCAAAGATCAACGTAACTGCAGAGATCGGTGGAAAGAAAATGCCAATGGGAGAATTCAAGTATCGTGTAAAGCGTGTACCTGATCCTGTTGCAACTATTTCAAACAGCAAAGGCGGTCCGATCAATAAGAGCATGCTTGCAGCGGGAACATTAATTCCTCAACTTGAGAATTTCGATTTCGAATTATTCTTTAAGATAACAGGATTCAAAATGTCAATTTTCGCTAAAGGAAAAGATCTTATTGAATACGAATCTACAGGTAATCAATTGACACCACAAATGCGTAATGCAATTGCTAAATTACGTGCAGGTGATAAAGTGTTCATCGAATACATCAAGGCAAAAATGGCTACAGGTGCCGATCAGTCGACACGTAGTCTTTCGCCGATGGCATTTACTATACAATAA
- the gldN gene encoding gliding motility protein GldN, with product MKPTILLLSFCALISINVFSQGMPDPSERDSPPNPYLKYAVLRESDAMWSKRVWRVIDLNEKMNLAFKFPPSKQTSDRKNLIDVIMDAIEEDSLIAYGYEDDEFTRTISLKEILSRGGARIDTVMMPNPEPPYDESPAVVQTEFSRDKVIAYRVKEDWFFDKQRSVMDVRIVGIAPLIYAVDETGAIREGNIKIPLFWIYYPEARNLFSNSEIFNTGNNAQRLSYEDVFQKRLFGSYIYKESNVYDRRISDYSQGVSALLESERVKEEIINFEHDMWEF from the coding sequence ATGAAACCAACCATTTTATTGCTATCGTTTTGCGCATTGATAAGTATCAATGTGTTTTCACAGGGAATGCCTGATCCATCCGAGAGGGATTCTCCTCCAAATCCCTATTTAAAGTACGCAGTTCTACGCGAATCAGATGCTATGTGGTCAAAACGTGTCTGGAGAGTGATCGATCTGAATGAAAAAATGAATCTTGCATTCAAGTTTCCGCCAAGCAAACAAACTTCTGACAGAAAGAATCTGATCGATGTGATAATGGATGCTATCGAGGAAGATTCACTGATTGCATATGGTTATGAAGATGATGAATTCACAAGAACGATTTCTTTGAAAGAAATACTGAGCAGAGGTGGGGCGAGAATTGATACTGTGATGATGCCGAATCCTGAACCACCATATGATGAATCTCCTGCTGTAGTACAAACAGAATTTTCGCGTGACAAAGTAATTGCATATAGAGTAAAGGAAGACTGGTTCTTCGACAAACAACGTTCTGTGATGGATGTCCGCATTGTTGGAATTGCTCCTTTGATTTATGCAGTCGATGAAACAGGTGCCATCAGAGAAGGAAATATAAAAATCCCGCTCTTCTGGATCTATTATCCTGAAGCCCGAAATCTGTTTTCCAATAGTGAAATTTTCAATACAGGCAATAATGCACAACGATTGTCTTATGAAGATGTATTTCAAAAGCGGTTATTCGGAAGTTATATTTACAAAGAATCAAATGTCTACGACAGAAGAATATCAGATTACTCTCAAGGCGTAAGTGCTTTACTTGAATCAGAACGAGTAAAAGAAGAAATAATAAATTTCGAACATGATATGTGGGAGTTTTAA
- the gldL gene encoding gliding motility protein GldL: MAKLYGIGAAIVIVGALFKIQHWPASGFFLVLGLGTEAVIFIFSAFEPPHEDVDWTLVYPELAGMEDEDSHGKKERRKKTDPVVQQLDRLMVDAKIGPELIESLGHGLRTLGENTGKLADMSDAGAATENYVKNVTQAAKSAGEMSSSYTKAAQAVENLSNSTEEVRVYKDQVVSAGKNLAALNAVYELQLQDSSENLKQTARFYEGINELMSNLNSSLDDTKKYREEVATLAKNLSQLNTVYGNMLSAMTVRG, encoded by the coding sequence ATGGCGAAGCTTTACGGTATCGGGGCTGCCATTGTAATCGTCGGTGCACTATTCAAAATTCAGCACTGGCCGGCATCAGGATTTTTCCTGGTACTGGGTTTGGGTACCGAAGCAGTCATCTTTATCTTTTCAGCTTTTGAACCACCGCATGAAGATGTGGATTGGACATTAGTATATCCGGAATTAGCAGGAATGGAAGACGAAGATAGTCATGGTAAAAAAGAGCGTCGTAAGAAAACAGATCCTGTTGTTCAGCAATTGGATCGTTTAATGGTTGATGCAAAGATTGGTCCTGAACTGATCGAAAGCTTAGGACATGGACTACGTACATTAGGAGAAAACACTGGCAAATTAGCTGACATGAGCGATGCCGGTGCAGCAACCGAAAATTATGTGAAGAATGTAACGCAGGCAGCGAAATCTGCAGGTGAAATGTCTTCATCATATACGAAAGCAGCTCAGGCTGTAGAAAATTTATCAAACTCAACTGAAGAAGTTCGTGTATATAAAGATCAGGTAGTTTCAGCAGGTAAAAACCTTGCAGCCTTGAATGCAGTTTATGAATTGCAATTACAAGACAGCAGTGAAAACCTTAAACAAACTGCTCGTTTCTATGAAGGTATTAACGAATTGATGTCGAATCTTAATTCTTCTCTTGACGATACTAAAAAATATCGCGAAGAAGTTGCAACATTAGCTAAAAACCTATCACAGCTTAATACTGTGTACGGAAATATGCTTTCTGCAATGACCGTTCGTGGTTAA
- the gldN gene encoding gliding motility protein GldN, producing MKARILFVIMFAMLSTAAFSQDVLDAVYVKETAITRQVIPYPFLREADVMWSKRIWRVIDLQEKINLPLKYPSSKQTKDRKNLMDVVMDAISEGSLTPYSFEDDEFTKPLTVKEIEGRGGSRSDTVKMQRPDPPYDEYDTIIAREFSRDKVIGFRVKEDWFFDKQRSVIDVRIIGLAPLIYAVDETGAVREGNIKIPLFWVYYPEARRLFANSEVFNRENDAERRTFDDIFQKRLFGSYVYKESNVYDRRIEDYKQGLSALLESEKIKLEITNFEHDMWEF from the coding sequence ATGAAAGCCAGAATCTTATTTGTGATCATGTTTGCAATGCTTAGCACTGCAGCCTTCTCACAAGATGTGCTTGATGCGGTTTACGTAAAAGAAACTGCAATCACGCGTCAGGTGATCCCTTATCCGTTTTTACGTGAGGCCGATGTTATGTGGTCAAAGCGTATCTGGAGAGTGATCGATCTGCAGGAAAAGATCAATCTTCCTTTGAAATATCCTTCAAGTAAACAGACAAAGGATCGTAAGAACCTAATGGATGTTGTGATGGACGCTATTTCAGAAGGCTCATTGACTCCATACAGTTTTGAAGACGATGAATTCACAAAACCATTGACTGTAAAAGAAATTGAAGGTCGTGGTGGTTCCCGTTCAGATACTGTAAAGATGCAACGACCGGATCCTCCTTACGATGAATACGACACTATCATTGCACGTGAGTTCTCACGTGACAAAGTTATCGGATTCCGCGTAAAAGAAGATTGGTTCTTTGATAAGCAACGTTCAGTGATCGATGTCCGCATTATCGGACTGGCTCCATTGATCTACGCTGTGGATGAAACGGGTGCAGTACGTGAAGGGAATATCAAGATCCCATTGTTCTGGGTCTATTATCCGGAAGCACGTCGTCTGTTTGCTAACAGCGAAGTCTTCAACAGAGAGAATGATGCCGAACGTCGTACATTCGATGATATCTTCCAGAAGCGTTTATTCGGAAGCTACGTCTACAAAGAATCTAATGTATACGATCGTCGTATTGAAGATTACAAACAAGGCTTAAGTGCTCTCCTTGAATCTGAAAAGATAAAATTAGAGATCACCAACTTTGAACATGATATGTGGGAGTTTTAA
- a CDS encoding formimidoylglutamase, with amino-acid sequence MDISIFFDPLDQIRFGNYEDQKSSIGNVVTRFLEVDSFPSFEGVNIAIFGVEEDRGSVRNDGCAQAPDMIREKLYALKVADYPYSIVDLGNLRVGESLSDTYAAVTSIMVELLKGGVLPVLLGGSQDLTFAQYVAYQKLEETVNIASVDASFDLGSTEEKINSNSYLGKIVLHEPNFLFNFSNIGYQTYFVGNDQIELMERLYFDAYRLGQVRSDMEEVEPIVRNADILSFDITAIRQSDAPGNCNATPNGFYGEEACRIVRYAGMSDKLTSFGIYEINPLFDNHDQTSHLAAQMIWYLIDGYYNRKKDVPLKSKTGFVKYRVPLKKDDQEIVFYKSTKSERWWMEVPYPANKVRYSRHHLVPCSYKDYETALREEMPERWWQAFQKISVS; translated from the coding sequence ATGGACATCAGCATCTTCTTCGACCCTCTGGATCAAATCCGTTTCGGGAATTACGAAGACCAAAAATCATCGATAGGAAATGTGGTGACACGATTTCTTGAAGTGGATTCATTTCCATCTTTTGAAGGAGTGAATATTGCAATTTTTGGAGTAGAAGAAGACCGTGGTTCTGTTCGTAACGATGGTTGTGCGCAGGCGCCTGATATGATCAGGGAAAAATTGTATGCACTGAAAGTTGCGGATTATCCGTACTCCATTGTTGATCTTGGAAATTTAAGAGTTGGGGAAAGTCTTTCTGATACATATGCGGCCGTAACAAGTATCATGGTTGAATTATTAAAAGGAGGTGTGTTACCGGTACTTTTAGGCGGTAGTCAGGATCTTACTTTTGCACAATATGTAGCTTATCAGAAATTAGAAGAAACAGTAAATATTGCATCTGTAGATGCATCATTTGATCTGGGTTCAACAGAAGAAAAAATCAATTCAAATTCTTATTTAGGAAAGATCGTTTTACACGAGCCGAATTTTCTTTTCAATTTCAGTAACATCGGTTACCAGACTTACTTCGTCGGTAACGATCAGATCGAATTGATGGAGCGTTTGTATTTTGATGCATATCGTCTTGGACAAGTTCGTTCAGATATGGAAGAAGTTGAACCCATCGTTCGGAATGCCGACATACTTTCATTCGATATTACAGCCATTCGTCAGAGTGATGCGCCGGGAAATTGCAATGCAACTCCGAATGGATTTTATGGAGAAGAAGCATGTCGTATTGTAAGATATGCAGGTATGAGCGACAAGCTAACGTCGTTTGGAATTTATGAGATCAATCCGCTTTTCGATAATCATGACCAGACTTCACATCTTGCTGCGCAAATGATCTGGTATCTGATCGATGGTTATTACAATCGTAAAAAAGATGTACCGTTAAAAAGCAAAACAGGTTTTGTAAAGTATAGAGTTCCGTTAAAGAAAGATGATCAGGAAATAGTTTTTTATAAAAGCACTAAGAGTGAAAGATGGTGGATGGAAGTTCCGTATCCTGCCAACAAAGTCCGCTATTCCCGTCATCATCTTGTTCCATGTTCGTACAAAGATTACGAGACCGCCCTCCGCGAAGAAATGCCGGAACGGTGGTGGCAGGCGTTTCAGAAGATTTCTGTTTCGTAA
- a CDS encoding type IX secretion system membrane protein PorP/SprF, with translation MRKNFTIAFFCLSLLVLKVSAQQDPQFSQNMFTKLCVNPGFAGANDAICGTLLYRNQWTGFGGEPKTMLLTADMPVELLHGGIGLTVYAADGLGVEKNLNVRAAYAYRADLGSGRIGLGVDFGMHQKSMDGSKFVFNDANDNNIPTGNVSGSTFDLGFGVYYNTDKLYVGLSSGHLTEGSIKYDNITTNLARHYYLMAGYSLDLTSSLTLKPMVQLKSDAVSTQADINANLFINSRYWVGASYRLQDAIVLMAGIELIPNLKLGYAYDLTTSEIKTYSSGTHEIMLGYCYKPVKVVNRKFHRNVRFL, from the coding sequence ATGCGTAAAAATTTTACGATTGCTTTTTTTTGCCTCTCCTTACTTGTTTTGAAGGTGTCCGCTCAGCAGGATCCTCAATTCAGTCAGAACATGTTTACAAAACTTTGTGTCAACCCCGGATTTGCCGGTGCTAACGATGCCATTTGTGGTACGTTACTTTATAGGAACCAGTGGACAGGTTTCGGTGGTGAACCCAAGACGATGTTATTAACTGCTGATATGCCTGTAGAATTGTTACATGGCGGGATCGGACTTACAGTTTATGCAGCAGATGGATTAGGCGTAGAAAAAAATCTGAATGTCCGCGCAGCATATGCTTACCGTGCAGATCTTGGCTCAGGAAGAATCGGTCTGGGAGTTGATTTCGGAATGCATCAGAAATCGATGGACGGATCAAAATTTGTTTTTAACGATGCGAATGACAATAACATACCCACAGGTAACGTTAGTGGATCAACATTCGATCTTGGATTTGGAGTTTATTACAATACAGATAAGTTATATGTAGGTTTATCTTCCGGACATTTAACAGAAGGAAGTATAAAATACGATAACATCACGACTAACTTAGCAAGACATTATTATCTCATGGCCGGTTATAGTTTAGATCTTACATCTTCCCTTACACTGAAACCAATGGTTCAGTTGAAGTCCGATGCTGTCTCTACACAAGCCGATATCAATGCAAACTTATTTATTAATAGCCGTTACTGGGTTGGAGCATCATATCGTTTACAGGATGCAATAGTGTTGATGGCAGGAATAGAACTCATTCCTAATCTGAAACTCGGTTACGCTTACGATTTGACTACTTCAGAAATAAAAACATATAGCAGCGGAACACACGAGATCATGCTGGGGTATTGTTATAAGCCTGTAAAGGTAGTAAACCGCAAATTCCACAGGAATGTAAGATTCTTGTAG